The Hypomesus transpacificus isolate Combined female chromosome 12, fHypTra1, whole genome shotgun sequence genome segment CCCTTATGACAGTTAAGAGTAGGCCATTTATTGCCCGGCTTGATATTCTTCCCCATGCATGGCAAAACGACTTTCTATGACAAACGTTGTGTCTTACAGATTTAAACCTCTCTCCATTCTCAGCAGGAACATATGAATCGATGATATTGTATGTCCTTGTGAGAATTGATATCGtcttcgatctctctctctttctgcgtcTGTATGTTCACAGAAAGGTGAATAAATGCTACCGAGGACGATCCTGCCCCATCATTGTGCACTGCAGGTAAACCATCACATGCAGTACCACTTCCCTCCAGGGTGTGGTACACATGCACCATGTTTCATGACGTTCATCACGGCTGGCTGTATGACCCGTCAGTGTGACGTATTCGCTTGCCCACTGTTACCACATTCTAACCCTAAGTCTAAACTCTCACACAGTGATGGTACTGGTCGGACCGGGACTTATATCCTGCTTGATATGGTTCTGAACCGCATGGCTAAGGGTGAGGACTATGCAGTAGTCATGCAGTACTTTTTCTCCCACTCATAGGAAGGTTGTGGACTCTAAAGACTATGTCTCATAATTACATCTTATTCCAGGAGTGAAGGAGATTGACATTGCGGCTACACTGGAGCATGTTCGGGACCAAAGACCGGGAATGGTGCGCACCAAGGTACCGTCATTTTTTATGATCAAATCTTTGCACCAGAAAGGCCTCAAACATTGCTTTCCTTTTTGCTTACATCTTGTATGTCTCGCATGCATACAGTAGTAAACAGTTGTTTCTTTTCACAGGATCAGTTTGAATTTGCCCTGACGGCTGTTGCGGAGGAGGTGAATGCGATCCTGAAAGCCCTGCCCCAGTGAATCTACCCGGATCCAGACCTGCTTGCCTGTACCTCACACTCCCAACTCAGTACACCTCCTTTGCACACGGAATTGTATTTGAAATCATCAATTGTGTCTTACCTTGCCTTTTTGTCTAGAACCTGATGATGAATGACCCTGTGCTTCTATCGTTTTAGATGATGTCTTTGATTTATACTGCTGTCTGTGATGATGCCAATGGCCtagatttctctttctctcatttcctTCTGAAAAGTGTTGTTGAGAATAGTTTGAATTCTGGTTGGAGTAGACTTGGAAGACTCTCAGTCTTTTACGGAACATTAATGTCAACATTTATATCAACTACCTACTGTATGGGGCGAGCCACCACAATGGTTCAAGAGAAGGTGGAGATGGAAGGGTTGCCAGTTagcactctctctgactcttcctgtctctgagaGTGTGATTGTTTACATAAACGACTCTCAAATTCATCCCATTCACTTTACTTGTTCTTTCATTTGATTAACCATTGAAAAAATGACAAACCTTTGTGTCCACATCCTCTCATGTGCCATTGAGATAATTGTAAAAGATTTATGCGATTATTGTTGTATACCTCaagcaaatcagaaaaacacaaataaaaaattTCAAAGTATGAAAATTGCCTATTTTGTAACTGTAATATGATTAATAAACTTTTTCGTGTTAAGTGCTGCAATTGCATGTACACTGTCTTTCTCTGATCACTCACTCATTTAGTCGCTGGAAAAGCTTGTTAGAGACGTAACGGATGTGCGAGAAAATAATGGTTCCCGGGTGCCGGAATACACATAACCGACCAATTTAAGTTCCTGGAAACAAAACAGCAACGTGGGCCGTGAGGTATGTTTGTCATCTTAATATGACATATGACCAATGTTTGATTACCATTTGTCCGTTGATGTAGTCCGGTAGGTAAACCAGAATTGCACTGGTTGTCTAAGGAGCGACGTTAGTTGTTTTATTTAAACGGGTCATGTCACAAAAGcctaaacatttaaattaaTAATTACGATATGTAGTGGGTGTTTGGGTAAAACAGTTAACCAGTTTGGCAGACATAAGAGACTCCAACTGTCTGCCATATCTTACACTTGCAGCATTTTGTATCATATCACATCTTCTGCTTTAACATTCAAGACAGACGTGGCTCTTAAAGATTATGGCAAAAAAATTAAGACTTTGAAACCCACGATGGTCTACATTGCGTTATAGGCTTATTAACTGAGCATTGTATCAAACCATATTAGAAAATGTTCGTGTGCATGTTGAGGAAAATATTGAGCCACATGGTAAAGCCATGAACAGTTTTGTTGTTACCCCTATAATTTGGGTATTAAACTAACTAGCTGACATGCCATTCATGTTACCCTGTATAGTCTAGTAGCCTTTGCAAGGACTTTCTGAAACTACCCACTTCACTATGTGTGATCCAGTCTGTTACTGTTAAATCCTGTATTAGGATTATATGCTTCTGTCAGTATGCCAGCACCATAGAGATTGCAATTTCTGGAAGAAACACCAAGACAGCttaatttttttacagttttattgCAAAAGGTTTGATGGTTTTCGTGATGGGGCAGGGAGGTTTTTGTAGCGCAATGGCATGTGCTTAGCCTACTTCATTGAATGATTCCAATGTTGCTAGTCCATTTAACCCTTTGTATTATCAGGGACTTGTAGCTTGTTATGGAGCATCAGCAAGGTGGAGTTGTTTTTGACATTTTTAatactcctctccttcttcatcCTCATCTCCAACGCTGTCGGTTCCCACTTCTTCATAATCCTTCTCCAGAGCAGCCATGTCTTCTCTGGCTTCAGagaactctccctcctccatgccctctCCCACATACCAGTGCACGAAGGCTCTCTTGGCGTACATCAGGTCGAACTTGTGGTCCAGCCTGGCCCAGGCCTCAGCGATGGCGGTGGTGTTGCTCAGCATGCACACAGCCCTCTGCACCTTGGCCAGGTCTCCTCCGGGAACCACGGTGGGGGGCTGGTAGTTGATGCCCACCTTGAAGCCAGTGGGACACCAGTCCACAAACTGGATGGTACGTTTGGTCTTGATGGTGGCGATGGCAGAGTTGACATCTTTGGGCACCACGTCACCACGGTACAGCAGGCAGCAGGCCATATATTTGCCATGACGGGGGTCACACTTTACCATCTGGTTGGCGGGCTCGAAGCAGGCATTTGTGATGTCAGCAACAGACAGCTGCTCATGGTAGGCTTTCTCAGCAGAGATGACTGGAGCATAGGTGGCCAGAGGGAAGTGGATACGAGGGTAGGGCACCAAGTTGGTCTGGAACTCTGTCAGATCTACATTCAAAGCACCATCGAAGCGCAGGGAGGCAGTGATGGAGGAGACAATCTGGCCGATGAGCCTGTTGAGGTTGGTGTAGGTTGGACGCTCAATGTCCAGGTTTCTACGGCAGATGTCATAGATGGCTTCGTTATCTACCATGAAGGCGCAGTCAGAGTGCTCCAGGGTGGTGTGGGTGGTCAGGATGGAGTTGTAGGGCTCCACCACAGCAGTGGACACCTGAGGAGCTGGGTAAACAGCAAACTCAAGCTTAGACTTCTTTCCATAGTCAACAGAGAGACGCTCCATCAGCAGGGAGGTGAAGCCAGAGCCAGTGCCTCCACCGAAGGAGTGGAAGATGAGGAAACCTTGAAGCCCAGTGCACTGGTCAGCCTgaatgagaggaaaagatcattgaattatgCTTTTTCAATCAAATAAGTCAAGAACATACTATAAGTAGCAAGCTTTAGTCTAATACTAAGTGAAAAGTGAACTTGCTTACCAGTTTGCGCGTCCTATCAAGTACCAGATCGATGATCTCCTTGCCAATGGTGTAGTGCCCACGGGCATAGTTGTTGGCAGCATCTTCTTTGCCTGTGATCAGCTGCTCAGGATGGAACAGCTGGCGGTAGGTTCCTGTGCGCACCTCGTCTGTGGATTAAAAGGGTAGAAACAGGTTCAAATCAAAGCAGAATTTGCAAGATAGAAAGAACCTTTTAAAATATTAACcttaaaaaatgactgtaaAAAAAATTCCTTTAGTGTTACCTATGACAGTGGGCTCCAGGTCAACAAAGACGGCACGAGGCACATGTTTGCCAGCTCCAGTCTCACTGAAGAAGGTGTTGAAGGAGTCGTCCCCTCCTCCAATGGTCTTATCACTGGGCATCTGACCATCAGGCTGGATCCCATGCTCCAGACAGTAGAGCTCCCAGCAGGCATTTCCCATCTGGGCTCCAGCTTGGCCGACATGCATGGAAATACACTCACGCTGCAGAAAATAAAGAGTTAAGCGTTAGTGTACACAAaccataataaaaaataaaaaaagtaattCAGCAATGACATTAAATTGTTAGTTTTCTTGTTTCACATCGTCTTGATCTGATGATGAAAGTGTCATGCCAAGGAGGACTACGGATGTGTACAGTagagacaaatgttttttttcctcccagAAAATGTAACCTTCTGAAGGTGAACCTTGGACTGGACCTGCTCCTCCCTAAAACAATGCATGGCCCAGCCTTCTGTACAGTTCAAATTTAGTTGCGATAATCGTGAGATTTAAAACATCCCTCTGAGATTCAGTACTATGTGATACATTGCTTCAAGTTGCTTTCTGGACTTTGCTTAACCTAAAATGCACCCTATCCCATCTCCATTGGTATAACCCTGTTAATCAATAGCGATGAGGTTGCTTTCCTACTCAGCATATGGCTAGAGTGCTGAGTCACATAGGGCTTTTACTGCAGTCTTCAGAGAAAGGATctgaccccctcccccatgAAAACCAGAAGCAGCCTCTCAGAGTCCAACTCTAGAGGGAAGAATCCAAAGAGCGGGCCACTCCctaccccctccctgccctcagcAGCGGAGCACGCTGCTTTGtgtaacacacagacagatatcaGATTGCGCCTTTTGAGGACAGACAAAACTACAATGTCTGGACAATATTAGGAATTTCCAAAATACTTTAGTTGAAGTAATATCCATTAGACACATTTCATCTTctcctttttttaatttttttttcaagCCGATCCTTTTTTTGGTCCTTTTTGATTCTTTCCTCTGGAATTAATGAAATACTGCTGACTGCAACATGCTTTTCCCCCCCATAGGCTAAGGAAACTGCGCCAGTACTGTGGCGTCAGTCCGACATGCTCTCAATCCTCATCTTCATAATGCAGTCCTCACTGCTCATTTGaaaagagcccccccccccaaaaaaaaatcccCAAATCTCAATAATGCTGCTGTCCATGCAATCAGTATACTTAACGCTCTAGTCATAGTTTATCCAATAAGCATTGATATGATGTTTATATTCCTGTATTGTTAGTACCGTCTGTACAAAATTCAAGCACCCATTTCTGCTCTATTGAAGTCAGAGCTGGATATCATCTCTGAACTCTAGATCATAAACACTTACCATTTTGTCAGATTTTTCCTTCTTGCCGACGTTGAGGATTCGGAGAATGAAGGCTGTAATGGGGGAGGGAGGCCAAGGCGGGGTTTTTATAgtgagtctggtgtgtgtggggggggggagacaggaagctGTATTTTCACAGTTGGCGGGAGCACAGAGTTCTATGGGCGGGATTAACTGTTATTACAAAAAAAAGGGCGGCCCTGAGCCAGCCAGCTTGCCTGAAACTGAGTCAGAGGGAAATAACCTACTTTTAATATGGGCACCACCCACATTGAGTACTCTCACACCAATGACTCATTTATATCCCTGAGTTTAACCTATTGAATGCATGGAAACAATGGTGCTACAATTGACACTTAACAAAATGCATTGTTTAAAGAATATCCTTGTGAAAAACTGGGAGGGGAAATCAGTTAAACAGGAGATGAAAGCAGAAATCTTGGGCCCTGggggagagaatgtg includes the following:
- the LOC124474521 gene encoding tubulin alpha chain-like, producing the protein MRECISMHVGQAGAQMGNACWELYCLEHGIQPDGQMPSDKTIGGGDDSFNTFFSETGAGKHVPRAVFVDLEPTVIDEVRTGTYRQLFHPEQLITGKEDAANNYARGHYTIGKEIIDLVLDRTRKLADQCTGLQGFLIFHSFGGGTGSGFTSLLMERLSVDYGKKSKLEFAVYPAPQVSTAVVEPYNSILTTHTTLEHSDCAFMVDNEAIYDICRRNLDIERPTYTNLNRLIGQIVSSITASLRFDGALNVDLTEFQTNLVPYPRIHFPLATYAPVISAEKAYHEQLSVADITNACFEPANQMVKCDPRHGKYMACCLLYRGDVVPKDVNSAIATIKTKRTIQFVDWCPTGFKVGINYQPPTVVPGGDLAKVQRAVCMLSNTTAIAEAWARLDHKFDLMYAKRAFVHWYVGEGMEEGEFSEAREDMAALEKDYEEVGTDSVGDEDEEGEEY